One genomic segment of Candidatus Neomarinimicrobiota bacterium includes these proteins:
- a CDS encoding type II toxin-antitoxin system RelE/ParE family toxin, producing MGYRISYKQSVARDLARLDSQTQRRILDKIDAELTGDPLRHPGLKGPYAGLYRLRVGDYRVIYTVLEEEVPVLRIGHRREIYR from the coding sequence AGGATTTCCTACAAGCAATCCGTCGCCAGGGACCTAGCCCGACTGGACTCTCAAACCCAGCGCCGCATCCTAGATAAGATCGATGCCGAATTGACTGGAGATCCCTTGCGCCACCCCGGCTTGAAAGGCCCCTATGCCGGCCTATATCGCCTGCGGGTCGGGGACTACCGGGTCATCTATACTGTTCTGGAAGAGGAGGTGCCGGTCCTGCGCATTGGCCACCGCCGGGAGATCTACCGATAG
- a CDS encoding type II toxin-antitoxin system HicB family antitoxin — MTREYDVLVERDADGYYVASVPALHGCHTQAKTLDELMARIQEAIALCLEVEGEPPETLDFVGVQRVSVTV, encoded by the coding sequence ATGACTCGCGAATATGACGTGCTGGTCGAACGGGATGCCGATGGTTACTACGTGGCTTCCGTTCCGGCCTTGCACGGCTGCCATACCCAAGCCAAGACCCTCGACGAACTGATGGCCCGCATTCAGGAGGCTATCGCTCTTTGCCTGGAAGTTGAAGGTGAACCTCCCGAGACGTTGGACTTTGTTGGGGTGCAACGCGTCTCAGTCACCGTATGA
- a CDS encoding type II toxin-antitoxin system HicA family toxin, which produces MSRLPGVTGKQLVATLKRLGFEVVRTRGSHYYLRHPDGRATVVPVHRGETIRRGLMAKILRDTEITREELQAYL; this is translated from the coding sequence ATGAGCCGTTTGCCCGGCGTCACAGGCAAACAGCTCGTTGCCACCTTAAAGCGTCTTGGATTCGAGGTTGTCCGCACACGGGGCAGTCACTACTATCTACGCCATCCTGACGGTCGCGCCACAGTCGTCCCGGTTCACCGCGGAGAAACCATTAGGCGCGGATTAATGGCCAAAATCCTTCGTGACACTGAAATCACACGCGAGGAGCTGCAAGCATACCTGTGA
- a CDS encoding class I SAM-dependent methyltransferase: MDSPQSNCSFRTMAWMFKVRDLVLPREKILAEVGLQPGQQVLDYGCGPGSYTVVAARLVGNEGQVYALDIHPLAIQYVQRKAARQRLTNIETILSDCATGLPDSHIDVAFLYDILHGLSELVAILKELHRVLKPEGLLSVNDHHLKAAEVIARVTRDGLFQMAGKGRWTINFSKAG, translated from the coding sequence ATGGACTCCCCCCAATCCAACTGCTCCTTCCGCACCATGGCCTGGATGTTTAAGGTGCGGGACCTGGTGCTGCCGCGGGAGAAAATCCTGGCGGAGGTAGGCCTCCAACCCGGCCAGCAGGTACTGGACTATGGCTGCGGCCCCGGCAGCTACACCGTCGTGGCCGCCAGACTTGTTGGGAATGAGGGCCAGGTTTACGCCCTGGACATTCACCCCCTGGCTATCCAATACGTCCAGCGCAAAGCCGCCCGGCAACGCCTGACCAACATCGAGACCATCCTGTCCGACTGCGCCACCGGCCTGCCCGATAGTCACATCGATGTGGCCTTCCTCTACGACATTCTCCACGGCCTGAGCGAGCTGGTAGCCATCCTGAAGGAGCTGCACCGGGTGCTGAAACCGGAGGGCCTTCTATCGGTGAATGATCATCACCTTAAAGCTGCGGAGGTTATCGCGCGGGTAACCCGGGACGGTCTATTTCAAATGGCCGGGAAAGGTAGATGGACCATTAACTTCTCCAAGGCCGGGTGA
- a CDS encoding 2TM domain-containing protein has protein sequence MTEQSNYEKARKRVEEIKGFYIHLLVYVCVNAGLFGINALSSPSYWWAFWPLLGWGIGLLVHGLTVFGLQGFLGPEWEERKIREIMEKDKRQPHEPPAK, from the coding sequence ATGACCGAACAGAGCAACTACGAAAAGGCCCGGAAACGGGTGGAAGAGATCAAGGGCTTCTACATTCACTTACTGGTTTACGTGTGCGTAAACGCCGGCCTCTTCGGCATCAACGCCCTCAGCTCACCGTCCTATTGGTGGGCATTCTGGCCCCTGCTGGGATGGGGCATCGGTCTGCTGGTACACGGGCTGACCGTGTTCGGATTGCAGGGATTCCTCGGTCCCGAATGGGAAGAACGGAAAATTCGGGAGATAATGGAAAAGGATAAGCGGCAACCGCATGAACCCCCTGCCAAATAG
- a CDS encoding PH domain-containing protein, translating into MEIKPHGKLITKQWYILLTISLLLAVIGLLLQFLLPLIKGVASSQVSLILWPITLGLIAAMWIISAPIIVLWIKNLAYIIEEDRITIHKGILTKVQQNIPYRAITDFMLHRSLYDRFLGIGALRIQTAGQAQTVTGYEGQLAGLVEWDELLQQLRARIKKLHPVAEATAVAEPAPPTSTEPQLQLILEELRSIRNILEAAIRQRD; encoded by the coding sequence ATGGAAATCAAACCCCATGGAAAGCTCATCACCAAACAGTGGTATATCCTGCTGACCATTTCGCTATTGTTGGCCGTAATTGGCCTTTTATTGCAGTTCTTGCTCCCACTTATCAAAGGGGTGGCTTCAAGTCAAGTTTCCTTGATCCTCTGGCCTATCACCCTGGGACTTATCGCGGCCATGTGGATCATATCTGCGCCGATTATCGTACTGTGGATCAAGAACCTCGCCTATATCATCGAAGAAGACCGGATCACGATCCATAAAGGCATCCTGACCAAGGTCCAGCAGAATATCCCCTACCGCGCTATCACCGATTTTATGCTGCACCGCTCCCTCTACGACCGCTTTCTGGGCATCGGTGCACTCCGCATCCAGACCGCGGGCCAGGCCCAAACCGTCACCGGATACGAAGGGCAGCTGGCCGGCCTGGTGGAATGGGATGAACTGCTGCAGCAATTGCGCGCCAGGATCAAGAAACTCCATCCCGTGGCGGAAGCAACGGCCGTGGCCGAGCCAGCTCCGCCGACATCGACTGAGCCACAACTTCAACTGATCCTGGAGGAGCTGCGATCAATTAGAAACATCCTGGAAGCGGCTATCCGGCAGCGTGATTGA